TTCGCTCAGCAGCAGCGCCGTCAGGACGATGCGAAAGCCCGCGATCAGCGGTTCGACCTTCACGTCCGGATGGTGAATGAAGCGCACGGGCAAGCCCTGATACAGCGCCACCAGGGCATCGAGGCGCCCCTGCAGCATTTCCTCGTCGGCCGGCAAGCCGCGCTTGATGCGCGCATCCCGGATGATGGAGAGAAATAACTGGCGCGAACGCCGGTCCGAGCATTGCAGCATTTCCGCGATCGCCGGATTGCGCGACGCTTCGGCAAAGATTTCCAGCGGCATCATCCACGTGGTCGGGTCCAGCGCTTCGAGCACATGCTCGCCCGCATTGTCGATCACGGCCTGCAGCGGGTCTTCGCGCTGCGCCAGGTCCTGCATCAAATTGGAGACGCGCTCCGTATTCTGCATGACGAAGGCGGCGATGATCGCATCCTTGCTGTCAAAATAATTATAGATGTGGCCCGCGCTCATGCCGGCCGCCTTCGATATCTCGGCCATGCTGGCGCCGTGGAAACCGCGGCGGCTGAAGCAGCTTTCGGCCGCATCGAGCACCTGCTTGCGCCGCGTGTTGGCGCGCTCGGGATCCGGATGCTTCTTTTCAACTTGGTTCATGACTTTTCCAGTAGCGCGCCGGCCCTGCCCTTGCGGGCAAGGCCGGCGTCGGCGTCCCCGTGATTATTGGGCGCCGCCAGCCGCCGCGACGGCTGCCTGCTCAGGCTGCCAACCGCCGCCCAGCACCTTGTACAAGGTGACCAGGTTGGTCGATTTGGCCAGGCGCGCCGTGATCAGGCTTTGCTGCGCCGTGTACAGCGCGCGCTGGGCCACCAGGGCGTTCAGGTAGGACTCGGCGCCCTGCTTGTAGCGCGCATCGTGGATGGTGTAGCTCTTCGTCGACGCCTCGACCAGCGAGACCTGCGACTGCAGGCGCTCGTCGATGGTGCCGCGCTGGGCCAGCGCATCGGACACTTCGCGGAAGGCGACCTGGATCGCCTTTTCGTATTGCGCCACGGAGATTTCACGCTGCACCTTGGCGATATCGAGGTTGGCGCGGTTCACGCCGCCATCGAAGATCGGCAAGCTGATCTGCGGCAGGAAACTCCACGTGCCGCTGCCCGCCTTGAACAGGCCCGACAGGTTGTCGCTGACCGAACCGGCCGTGGCCGTCAGCGAAATGCGCGGGAAGAAAGCCGCGCGCGCCGCGCCGATGTTGGCATTGGCGGCGCGCAAGGTGCGCTCCGCCGCCAGCACGTCGGGACGGCGTTGCAGCACGTCCGACGGCACGCCGGACGGAATGTCCGTCAGCGCCGTCACGGTGCCGAACTCGGCTGGCGGCAGCAGGTCGGCCGGCACGGGGCCGCCCACCAGCAAGACCAGCGCGTTCTGGTCCAGCGCCACCTGGCTCGTGTAGACAGCCACGTCGGAACGGGCCGACTCGACGCTGGTCTGGGCATCGTACTTGTCCAGGCCCGAGGTGGCGCCCGCGCTGAAGCGGCGCACGGCCAGGTCGTACGACGACTGCTGGCTCTTCAAGGTGTCCTGCGCCACGCGCAGACGCTGCTGGTCGGCCACCAGGTTCAGATAGGTGCTGGCCACTTCGGCCACCAGGCTGATCTGCTGCGCACGGCGTGCTTCTTCCGTGCCCAGGTATTGTTCCAGCGCACTGTCTGACAGGCTGCGCACGCGGCCGAAGAAGTCCAGCTCGTAGGCCGATACGCCCAGGTTCGCCGTGTACTGGCGGTTGATGGACGCTTCGCCCGTCGGGCTGGCGTTTTTCGAAATGCGCGTGGCCGATTGGCCGCCCGACGCCGACAGGGTCGGGATCAGGGCGGCGCGTTCGATGCCGTACGTGGCGCGCGCCTTCTCGATGTTCAGGATCGAGACGCGCAGGTCGCGGTTGTTGGCCAGCGCCAGTTCCAGTACCTGGCGCAGGCGCGCATCGGCAAAGAACTCGCGCCAGGCGATGTCCGCCACCGGCTTGGCGTCGGCGGCGGCCGTGTCGGCCTTGTAGGAAGGGCCCGTCGGCCACGCCGTGGGCGCCGGCGCTGCCGGACGCTCGTACGTGGGAGCCAGGCTGCAACCGGCCAGCAAGGCCAGCGCCGCCATGGAGAGTAGTGATTTTTTCATATTAATGTGCATCCTTGGAAAGCGTGACGGCTGGCGAACCAGGCGTCGCCGGCGTGGCGGGCGCGTCCGGCTTCGAGAAGAAGCCGCGCACCAGCACGAAGAACACCGGCACGAAGAAGATACCGAGGAACGTGGCCGTCAACATACCGCCCAGCACGCCGATACCGATGGCGTTCTGGCTGCCGGAACCGGCGCCGCTGGAAATGGCCAGCGGCAACACGCCCAGGCCGAAGGCAATCGAGGTCATCAGAATCGGACGCAGACGCAGACGCACCGCGTGCAAGGTCGCGTCCAGCAGCGACATGCCCGATTCCTGCATTTCCTTGGCAAATTCCACGATCAGAATGGCGTTCTTCGCCGACAGACCCACCACCGTGAGCAAGCCCACCTGGAAGTACACGTCGTTCGACAGGCCGAACAGCCACGTGCCGAGCACGGCGCCGATCACGCCCAGCGGCACGACCAGCAGCACCGAGAATGGAATCGACCAGCTTTCATACAGCGCAGCCAGGCACAGGAAGACGATCAGCAGCGACAGCGCGTACAGCTGCGGCGTCTGCGAACCGGATTCGCGCTCTTCCAGCGACACGCCGGTCCAGCTGAAGCCGATGCCAGGCGGCAGCTTGGCCACCATCTCTTCCATCGCGTTCATGGCGGCGCCCGTGCTCTGGCCCGGTGCCGGCGTACCGAGGATCTCTACCGACGGCAAGCCGTTGTAGCGTTCCAGGCGTGGCGACGCGTAAATCCACTTGCCGGTGGCAAAGGCGGAGAACGGCACCATCTGGCCAGCCGTGTTGCGCACGAACCACTTGTTCAAGTCTTCCGGCAGCATGCGCGATTCGGCATTGCCTTGCATGAACACTTTCTTCACGCGGCCACGGTCGAGGAAGTCGTTCACATACGAGCTACCCCAGCCCACGCTCAGCACGCGGTTGATTTCCGATATCTGCAAGCCCAGCGCGGTGGCTTTCTGCTGGTCGATGTCGATCTTGTACTGCGGCGTATCTTCCTGGCCGTTCGGGCGCACGCCCACCATGGCCGGGTTTTGCGACGCCATGCCCAGCAACTGGTTACGCGCCGCCATCAGGGCGTCATGGCCGACACCGCCGATATCCTGCAGCTGCATGTCGAAACCGGTGGCGTTACCCAGTTCCAGCACGGCAGGCGGGGCGAACGTAAATACCATCGCATCCTTGATCTGCAACAACTTGCCCATGGCGCGGCCGGCCACGGCCGGCGCTTTCTGCGCCACGTCCTTGCGCAGCGACCAGTCTTTCAGGCGCACGAAGGCGATACCCGTATTCTGGCCGTTACCGCCGAAGCTGAAACCGGCGACGGCAAACACGGAAGCGACGTTGTCCTTCTCGCTGTTCATGAAGTGGTCTTCAACCTGTTCGATCACCTTCAGGGTGCGCTCTTGCGTGGCGCCCGTCGGCAATTGAATCTGCGTAAACAGGATGCCCTGGTCTTCTTCCGGCAGGAAGGAGGTCGGCAGGCGCATGAAGATGAACACCAGGCCAGCCAGCAGCAGCACGTACAGCAGCATCGAGCGGAAACGGTGCGTGATCATGGCGCCGACCCAGCCCTGGTATTTATTGCTGCTGCGGTCGAAGCTGCGGTTGAACCAGCCGAAGAAACCCTTGTTCGTCGCGTGATGGCCCTTCTCTACCGGTTTCAACAGGGTGGCGCACAAGGCTGGCGTAAACACCAGCGCGACGACGACGGACAGCACCATCGACGAGACGATCGTGATCGAGAACTGACGGTAAATCACGCCCGTCGAACCGCCGAAGAAGGCCATCGGCACGAACACGGCCGACAGCACCATGGCGATACCGACCAGCGCGCCCGTGATCTGCGTCATGGACTTGCGCGTCGCTTCCAGCGGCGACAAGCCCTCTTCGCTCATCACGCGCTCGACGTTTTCCACCACCACGATCGCATCATCGACCAAGAGACCAATGGCCAGCACCATGGCGAACATGGTGAGCGTATTGATCGAATAGCCGAAGGCATTCAGGATGCCGAAGGTACCGAGCAGCACGACCGGCACGGCCATGGTCGGAATCAGGGTGGCGCGGAAGTTTTGCAGGAACAGGTACATCACGAGGAATACCAGGATGACGGCTTCGACCAGGGTCTTGACCACTTCCTCGATCGACAGTTTCACGAACGGGGTGGTGTCGAACGCCACCTGGTAGCTCATGCCTTCAGGGAATTGCTTGCTCAAGTTGCCCAGCATGGCTTTCGCCGCATTGGCCGTATCGAGCGCGTTGGCGCCCGTCGCCAGCTTGATCGCCACGCCGGTGGCCGCATGGCCGTTGTAGCGGGCCACGGTGTTGTAGTTCTCGCGGCCCAGTTCCATGCTGGCCACGTCCTTCAGGTACACCATGGCACCGTTGGTCGTGGTTTTCAGCAAGATGGCGCCGAACTGCTCCACCGTTTGCAAACGGCTTTGCGCCGACACGGTGGCGTTCAGCTGCTGACCCTTGACGGACGGCGTGCCGCCCAGTTCACCGGCCGACACTTCCGCATTCTGCGCCTGCACGGCCGTGATCACGTCCGCCGGGGTCAGGTTAAAACTTTGCAGCTTGGCCGGGTCGAGCCAGATACGCATGGCGTACTGCGAACCGAACAGGGTCACGTCGCCCACGCCGGCAACACGGCTCAGCGGATCGACGACGTTGGCGGCCACATAGTCGCTCAAGTCGGTCTGGTCCATCTTGCCGTTTTCGGAAATGAAGCCGAACACCATCAGGAAGTTCTTCGTGGCTTTCGACACGACAAGACCCTGTTGCGTGACAGCCGTCGGCAGCAGCGGCGTGGCCAGCTGCAGCTTGTTCTGTACCTGCACCTGGGCGATGTCGGGATTGGTGCCGCTGGTAAACGTCAAGGTGATGCTGATGCCGCCAGTCGCATCGCTCGACGAGGACATGTAGCGCAAGCCGTCGATACCCTTCATCTTTTGTTCGATGACCTGGGTGACCGCATCTTCCACGGTCTTGGCGGAGGCGCCAGGGTAGGAGCCGCTGATCGAAATCGACGGCGGAGCGATGCTCGGGTACTGCGCGATCGGCAGGCTGAGGATCGAAATCACGCCGGCAAGCATGATGACGATCGCGACCACCCAGGCAAAAATCGGGCGGTCAATGAAAAAACGGGCCATTAATATTCTCCTGAATTAGTGGGCGCTGGCAGCCGATGCGGCGGCAGAAGCGGCAGCGGCGGGCGCTGGCGCAGGAGCAGCTTCGGCCTTGGCCGGCACGGCAACGGCTGGCGCGCCTGGCTTGACTTTTTGCAAGCCTTCCACGATCACGCGGTCGCCTGCGGCCAGGCCGGACGTCACCAGCCAGTTGGTGCCGATGGTGCCGCTGGTGGTCAGCACGCGCTGCTCGACCTTGTTTTCCTTGTTCAGGATCAGGGCCGTGGCCTGGCCCTTCTGGTTGCGCGTCACGCCCACTTGCGGCACGGTAATGGCTTTCTCATCGACGCCCGTTTCCAGCTGCGCACGCACGTACATACCTGGCAGCAATTCGCCTTTCGGGTTCGGGAACAGCGCGCGCAAGATCACGTTGCCGGTGGTCGGATCGACCGTCACGCCGGCAAACTGCAGCTTGCCCGATGCGCCGTACTTGCTGCCGTCCGGCAGGATCAGGTCGACCTTGGCCTGGCCTTCGCCCACTTTCTTCAGTGAGCCGTCGGCCATCTGGCGTTTCAGGCGCAGCAGGTCGGTGCTCGACTGGGTCACGTCGACATAGATCGGATCGAGTTGCTGCACGGTGGTCAGCGCTTCGGCCTGGCCTGCCGTCACCAGCGCGCCGGCCGTCACGGTCGAGCGGCTGGTGCGGCCGCTGATCGGCGCCGTCACGGTGCTGTAGCGCAGGTTGATGTTCGCCGATTCCAGCGCCGCAGTGGCGGACTCGACGTCTGCCTTCGCTTGCTCGAACGCGGCGACGGCATCATCGTACTCCTGGCGGCTGACGCCTTCGATGGCCACCAGCTCCTTGTAGCGCGACGCTTTCGGACCGGCCGTCAGCAGGTTGGCCTTGGCTTTCGACAGGGCAGCCTTGGCCGAATTGGCGGCGGCTTGGTAAGTAGCGGAATCGATCTGATACAGGGCCGTGCCCGCTTTCACATCGCTACCCTCGACGAACAGGCGCTTCTGGATCAAGCCGCCCACTTGCGGGCGCACATCGGCGACCTGGTAGGCATTCGTGCGGCCGGGCAATTCGGCGCTCATCGGCAACGCGGCCGGATTAACAGTAAACACGACCACCTGCGGCGCTTGCTGCGCGTGAGGTGCTTCCTGTTTTTTACTGCAGCCGGCCATGATTACAGTGGCGCACAGAACGGCAATAGCGCCGCTCGTACGCGGCGACGTCAGGGAAAAGGTTGGTTGCATCTTGGACTTTCTGAAAAAGAAGCTGGCTAGTGTCGTTAGAAATGACTAAATTTATTAACGCAGATCAAAGAATGAACGATCATTCTAAAATCGTCAAGCAGCGTTACAATTGAAACAAAGTAACCTTTAAGCGTTTTTTGTTGCTAATGATGCAATTAAATGGCGACAACAACAGCAGGTGCGCACCAGCAGGATCCATCGGAAATTCAGGCCGGCGGCGGCAAAACGGCAAAGCGGGAGAGTTGGATTGAATCAATACTTTAGCAGGGTC
This window of the Janthinobacterium agaricidamnosum genome carries:
- the adeC gene encoding AdeC/AdeK/OprM family multidrug efflux complex outer membrane factor, which translates into the protein MKKSLLSMAALALLAGCSLAPTYERPAAPAPTAWPTGPSYKADTAAADAKPVADIAWREFFADARLRQVLELALANNRDLRVSILNIEKARATYGIERAALIPTLSASGGQSATRISKNASPTGEASINRQYTANLGVSAYELDFFGRVRSLSDSALEQYLGTEEARRAQQISLVAEVASTYLNLVADQQRLRVAQDTLKSQQSSYDLAVRRFSAGATSGLDKYDAQTSVESARSDVAVYTSQVALDQNALVLLVGGPVPADLLPPAEFGTVTALTDIPSGVPSDVLQRRPDVLAAERTLRAANANIGAARAAFFPRISLTATAGSVSDNLSGLFKAGSGTWSFLPQISLPIFDGGVNRANLDIAKVQREISVAQYEKAIQVAFREVSDALAQRGTIDERLQSQVSLVEASTKSYTIHDARYKQGAESYLNALVAQRALYTAQQSLITARLAKSTNLVTLYKVLGGGWQPEQAAVAAAGGAQ
- a CDS encoding efflux RND transporter permease subunit, which translates into the protein MARFFIDRPIFAWVVAIVIMLAGVISILSLPIAQYPSIAPPSISISGSYPGASAKTVEDAVTQVIEQKMKGIDGLRYMSSSSDATGGISITLTFTSGTNPDIAQVQVQNKLQLATPLLPTAVTQQGLVVSKATKNFLMVFGFISENGKMDQTDLSDYVAANVVDPLSRVAGVGDVTLFGSQYAMRIWLDPAKLQSFNLTPADVITAVQAQNAEVSAGELGGTPSVKGQQLNATVSAQSRLQTVEQFGAILLKTTTNGAMVYLKDVASMELGRENYNTVARYNGHAATGVAIKLATGANALDTANAAKAMLGNLSKQFPEGMSYQVAFDTTPFVKLSIEEVVKTLVEAVILVFLVMYLFLQNFRATLIPTMAVPVVLLGTFGILNAFGYSINTLTMFAMVLAIGLLVDDAIVVVENVERVMSEEGLSPLEATRKSMTQITGALVGIAMVLSAVFVPMAFFGGSTGVIYRQFSITIVSSMVLSVVVALVFTPALCATLLKPVEKGHHATNKGFFGWFNRSFDRSSNKYQGWVGAMITHRFRSMLLYVLLLAGLVFIFMRLPTSFLPEEDQGILFTQIQLPTGATQERTLKVIEQVEDHFMNSEKDNVASVFAVAGFSFGGNGQNTGIAFVRLKDWSLRKDVAQKAPAVAGRAMGKLLQIKDAMVFTFAPPAVLELGNATGFDMQLQDIGGVGHDALMAARNQLLGMASQNPAMVGVRPNGQEDTPQYKIDIDQQKATALGLQISEINRVLSVGWGSSYVNDFLDRGRVKKVFMQGNAESRMLPEDLNKWFVRNTAGQMVPFSAFATGKWIYASPRLERYNGLPSVEILGTPAPGQSTGAAMNAMEEMVAKLPPGIGFSWTGVSLEERESGSQTPQLYALSLLIVFLCLAALYESWSIPFSVLLVVPLGVIGAVLGTWLFGLSNDVYFQVGLLTVVGLSAKNAILIVEFAKEMQESGMSLLDATLHAVRLRLRPILMTSIAFGLGVLPLAISSGAGSGSQNAIGIGVLGGMLTATFLGIFFVPVFFVLVRGFFSKPDAPATPATPGSPAVTLSKDAH
- a CDS encoding efflux RND transporter periplasmic adaptor subunit, with product MQPTFSLTSPRTSGAIAVLCATVIMAGCSKKQEAPHAQQAPQVVVFTVNPAALPMSAELPGRTNAYQVADVRPQVGGLIQKRLFVEGSDVKAGTALYQIDSATYQAAANSAKAALSKAKANLLTAGPKASRYKELVAIEGVSRQEYDDAVAAFEQAKADVESATAALESANINLRYSTVTAPISGRTSRSTVTAGALVTAGQAEALTTVQQLDPIYVDVTQSSTDLLRLKRQMADGSLKKVGEGQAKVDLILPDGSKYGASGKLQFAGVTVDPTTGNVILRALFPNPKGELLPGMYVRAQLETGVDEKAITVPQVGVTRNQKGQATALILNKENKVEQRVLTTSGTIGTNWLVTSGLAAGDRVIVEGLQKVKPGAPAVAVPAKAEAAPAPAPAAAASAAASAASAH
- a CDS encoding TetR/AcrR family transcriptional regulator, yielding MNQVEKKHPDPERANTRRKQVLDAAESCFSRRGFHGASMAEISKAAGMSAGHIYNYFDSKDAIIAAFVMQNTERVSNLMQDLAQREDPLQAVIDNAGEHVLEALDPTTWMMPLEIFAEASRNPAIAEMLQCSDRRSRQLFLSIIRDARIKRGLPADEEMLQGRLDALVALYQGLPVRFIHHPDVKVEPLIAGFRIVLTALLLSE